From a single Calothrix sp. NIES-2098 genomic region:
- a CDS encoding hypothetical protein (similar to methyltransferase) has protein sequence MPHAPFPFLMNPNLEDLEIQLLLEGIYRYYGLDFRNYALASLKRRIWTTIKSENLTTISGLQEKVLHDRECMERFLLNLSVHVTAMFRDASFYLAFRKKVVPLLKTYPFIRIWHAGCSTGEEVYSMAILLQEEGLYHRSRLYATDMNEMVLRKARDGIFPLELMQQYTQNYLQSGGKTYFSEYYTAAYDGAIFRASLKENIVFSPHNLVTDSSFNEFHVILCRNVLIYFDKSLQARVHHLLYESLVRFGILGLGRQESLRFTPYEKQYEVLDDREKLYRRIG, from the coding sequence ATGCCCCATGCCCCATTCCCATTTCTAATGAACCCAAATCTAGAAGACCTCGAAATTCAACTATTGCTTGAGGGCATATACCGTTACTATGGTTTAGATTTTCGGAATTATGCCCTAGCTTCTCTGAAACGTCGCATTTGGACGACCATTAAATCAGAAAATTTAACTACTATCTCTGGCTTACAAGAAAAAGTCTTGCACGATCGCGAATGTATGGAACGGTTTTTGCTGAATCTTTCAGTTCACGTAACCGCCATGTTTCGCGATGCTAGTTTTTATCTTGCTTTTAGAAAGAAAGTCGTACCTTTATTAAAAACTTATCCTTTTATTCGGATTTGGCACGCAGGTTGTTCTACTGGCGAAGAAGTTTATTCTATGGCCATCTTGCTGCAAGAAGAAGGGCTTTACCATCGTTCGCGACTCTATGCCACAGACATGAACGAAATGGTGCTACGCAAAGCCAGAGATGGGATTTTTCCCCTAGAACTCATGCAGCAATATACTCAAAATTATTTACAATCTGGCGGTAAAACTTATTTCTCAGAATATTACACTGCTGCTTACGATGGCGCTATATTTCGCGCCTCCCTCAAAGAAAATATTGTCTTCTCACCACATAATTTAGTCACGGATAGTTCTTTTAATGAATTTCATGTAATATTGTGTCGCAACGTCCTGATCTACTTTGATAAATCCTTACAAGCTAGGGTGCATCATCTATTGTATGAAAGCCTAGTTAGATTTGGCATTTTAGGTTTAGGACGCCAAGAGTCGCTGCGGTTTACACCTTATGAGAAACAGTATGAGGTATTAGATGACCGTGAGAAGCTTTATAGGAGAATCGGTTAG
- a CDS encoding CheB methylesterase, protein MTVRSFIGESVSNRKIISRPYFELIVIGASLGGLNALTIVLGNLPKNFPVPIAVAQHRQPYTDDNLSAFLQKHSNLIVKDAEDKEEIIPGTVYLAPADYHLLVECGVSCESRHFALSTEAAVTYTRPSIDVLFESAADAYAQKVIGVVLTGANHDGTSGLTRIKALGGKAIIQDPKTAECPIMPQSAIASVIVDKILPLTDIASFLTQICCPMLL, encoded by the coding sequence ATGACCGTGAGAAGCTTTATAGGAGAATCGGTTAGCAATCGAAAAATTATTTCTCGCCCTTACTTTGAACTTATTGTCATTGGTGCATCATTAGGAGGGTTAAATGCTCTGACAATTGTATTAGGAAATCTCCCAAAAAATTTTCCTGTACCGATAGCTGTAGCACAACACCGTCAGCCCTATACCGATGATAACTTAAGTGCTTTCTTACAGAAACACAGCAATTTAATTGTTAAAGATGCCGAAGATAAAGAAGAAATCATACCTGGGACAGTTTACTTAGCTCCAGCTGATTATCATTTATTAGTGGAATGTGGTGTTTCTTGCGAATCTCGCCACTTTGCCCTTTCGACAGAAGCCGCCGTTACTTATACGCGACCCTCAATTGATGTTCTATTTGAGTCAGCGGCTGATGCTTACGCCCAAAAGGTCATAGGTGTAGTTTTGACTGGTGCTAATCATGATGGTACAAGTGGATTGACGAGAATTAAAGCACTTGGTGGTAAAGCCATAATTCAAGACCCAAAAACAGCTGAATGCCCAATCATGCCACAATCTGCGATCGCATCTGTAATTGTCGATAAAATCTTGCCCTTGACAGATATTGCCAGCTTCTTAACCCAAATTTGTTGTCCTATGCTTCTTTAA